A region from the Rhodamnia argentea isolate NSW1041297 chromosome 7, ASM2092103v1, whole genome shotgun sequence genome encodes:
- the LOC115728808 gene encoding phosphoribosylamine--glycine ligase, chloroplastic-like, with the protein MIQNMIKEGKIAPAKVSIKLLPKATQESRNDKFLLNEESRSAFEAVTKIETEFALFFACPVEEMERRFLSRSQGREDDNVEAIRKRFEAFLGSSLSVIEHCNSWGNVRKPSRLLGSLSTPLPSLAAVQSMSKSVPVPPPSSGDGGRVVALVIGAGGREHALCFALQRSPSCKAVFCAPGNAGISSSGNAVCLPGLDISDSSAVISVCRELGIDLVVVGPEAPLVSGIVDDLARAGILTFGPSSKAAALEGSKTFFKSICDKYNIPTAKYKTFTDPSEAKQYIKKEGAPIVVKTHGLAAGKGAIVVMMLEEAYDAVDSMLVKGAFGSGCGKLIVEEFLEGDEVSFYALVDGETAIPLASVQDHKRVGDGDTGLNTGGMGAYSPAPVLTPELQSFVMKSIILPTVKGMAAEGCKFVGVLGAGLIIEKKSGFAKLIEYDVRFGDPECQVFMLRLKSDLARVLLAACRGELSGVTLDWSPETAMVVVMASRGYPGNYQAGSVIQNLEAAEMVAPSVKIFHGGTAFDSDGNFIAASGRVLGVTAKGRNLEEARERAYNAVEAIDWRGGFYRHDIGWRALTKTEVEKEG; encoded by the exons ATGATCCAGAATATGATTAAGGAGGGAAAGATTGCGCCTGCAAAAGTGTCAATCAAGCTCCTGCCAAAAGCCACGCAAGAAAGTAGAAATGACAAGTTCCTTCTGAATGAGGAAAGTCGTTCGGCATTTGAAGCTGTT ACTAAGATTGAGACAGAATTCGCTTTGTTTTTCGCTTGTCCTGTGGAAGAGATGGAAAGGCGCTTCTTGAGTCGGAGTCAG ggaagagaagatgaCAACGTAGAAGCAATAAGGAAAAGGTTTGAGGCATTCTTGGGGTCTAGCCTCTCAGTTATTGAGCATTGCAATTCCTGGGGAAATGTCAGAAAG CCATCCCGACTGTTGGGCAGCCTCTCAACACCGTTACCATCCCTTGCTGCGGTTCAGTCTATGTCTAAATCGGTACCTGTACCACCTCCCTCGAGCGGCGACGGTG GGAGAGTAGTTGCTCTAGTGATAGGCGCTGGCGGAAGGGAGCATGCACTCTGCTTCGCCTTGCAACGATCCCCATCGTGCAAGGCTGTCTTCTGTGCGCCTGGAAATGCCGGCATTTCCAGCTCTGGAAATGCCGTTTGCCTTCCTGGGCTGGACATTTCTGACAGTTCAGCTGTCATATCTGTCTGCCGCGAGCTGGGAATCGACCTCGTGGTAGTTGGGCCGGAGGCTCCTCTTGTCTCTGGGATTGTGGACGATCTTGCTCGAGCAGGCATTCTTACCTTTGGCCCCTCATCCAAAGCCGCTGCTTTAGAGGGCTCTAAAAccttcttcaagagcatctgcgacAAGTACAACATCCCCACGGCCAAG TATAAAACTTTCACCGACCCATCTGAAGCAAAGCAATACATCAAGAAGGAAGGGGCTCCAATTGTTGTAAAGACGCATGGGTTGGCTGCTGGGAAGGGTGCCATTGTTGTCATGATGTTGGAGGAGGCATATGATGCTGTTGACTCAATGCTTGTGAAGGGGGCTTTTGGCTCTGGGTGTGGCAAGCTCATCGTTGAGGAGTTCCTAGAAGGCGATGAAGTCTCTTTCTATGCACTGGTAGACGGAGAGACAGCCATTCCCCTGGCATCTGTGCAAGATCATAAACGAGTTGGAGATGGTGATACAGGACTGAATACTGGTGGAATGGGTGCATACTCTCCAGCACCAGTATTAACTCCAGAATTGCAGTCATTCGTGATGAAGTCTATTATTCTCCCTACTGTCAAAGGGATGGCAGCTGAAGGCTGCAAGTTTGTTGGTGTTCTAGGTGCAGGTCTCATAATAGAGAAGAAGTCTGGGTTTGCTAAACTGATTGAGTATGATGTGCGCTTTGGAGATCCGGAGTGTCAG GTGTTCATGCTTCGTCTAAAATCAGATTTGGCACGAGTATTGTTGGCAGCTTGTAGGGGTGAGTTGAGTGGAGTGACTCTCGACTGGTCACCTGAAACTGCTATGGTAGTGGTAATGGCAAGTAGGGGCTATCCAGGAAACTACCAAGCAGGAAGTGTGATTCAGAATCTGGAAGCAGCAGAAATGGTTGCTCCATCTGTTAAGATATTCCACGGTGGAACAGCTTTTGACTCAGATGGGAATTTCATTGCGGCAAGTGGTCGTGTTCTTGGGGTCACTGCTAAGGGAAGGAATTTGGAAGAAGCACGCGAAAGAGCTTACAACGCAGTTGAAGCCATTGACTGGCGAGGAGGATTCTATCGCCACGACATTGGGTGGAGAGCACTTACAAAGACGGAAGTAGAGAAAGAAGGTTAA